Within the Flavobacterium sp. 9R genome, the region AAACTATTTTTTTCATAAATTTATTTTAACGGTGATTTTCTTCGTTGCGAAAACTGCTTTACTTTGCGGATTTTATACTTTTTTTTCAAAAACATAAAAATACTAAATGTCTATCGATTTTTATCGTGTTTGCGGAGTATAACCTAATTAAAAATAGCTAGAATTCGGAGACATTCTCGCAGTATGCTTTACCAGTTTTTAATCTTCGATGAGCGAGATAATCTATATTTTTAAAAATATTGTGAATCGTTTTGAAAAACCTTGATAATGAGTAAATTTAGTTCTTAAAAAAGGATACGTTATGGATATGTCTTTTACTGATTGGGTAGGTTATTTGGGGTCATTTGTTTTGATGGTTTCATTTTTGATGAAAAATATCACCACCTTGAGGATTATCAATTCTGCAGGATGTTTTTTGTTTGTGATTTATGGTTTTATGTTGGGTTTTTCTTGGCCCGTTATCATTACCAATGCTTTTATTCTTGGGGTGAATATTTTTTATTTGACAAGAAAAAAAATCGAAAAAACAGCTCCGTGAAGTTTTTTTGATTGTTTCTTTTTTTGACCTACGAATTGATTCGAGTGTCTTGATTTATGACCTAAAAAAACACCAAAAAAGCGCAAAGGTCTTTTTTGGTATTTTTACAGTTTTTAAAAACAATCTTATTTTACATCATATCGAAGAATCTTGGCGTGAGTGTAAAAATTCATGGGAAAAGCGGTGTATTTATTTTGATCACCAGTTTCTTTTGGAGTTATGGTCACTCTTCTTGATTCGTATTTTCCTTTCCAAGTACTATGGTTAAAGTATGTACTAAACATATTGTAAAAGGTATTTTGAATGGCATAGGAGGGATCATCAAACTCTCTTTTTTTAGGGAATTCTTTCATAAAATTGATTCCGTCACTATCTTTTTCTTGCGTAAAATATTGGTAAACATTGTTTTTATTAACGTCATCGGCATGAGTATAGCCCATATTATGGATCACTTCGTGTGCCATCATTGCCCCAATGTTTAACCCTACACCATAATCAAACCACTCAAAGTTGTTGTAATCTAGATTATCCAATAACTTATCCATACTGATATGTCGGTTAAAAGTATTACAGGTTTGCCGATCCCATAATTTTGGGGTAAATCCACTTGGAATCGAAGCATCTGTGGCTTCAATTCTTACAGGTGGAGCGTTTCTCACCATTCCGTGCCAGCTCATAGCTTGGTTTTTATCAATTGTAAGTTCAAGGTTGATTCTATTGAATCCTTCTCGGAGGATTATTAACAGTTCGCGGGTATCGACCAATCGGCCTCTATCGGCTATAAGATAATCGCCTAATACTTGTGCAAACATTTTGGTATGAATGATGTATCTCAAAAAGTTCATCGATCGGCTGAGTGATTCTTGTACTTCAACGGGAACCTCAATTCTTTCGGAAGACCAAGTAGTCGCGCCCAATTCTTTTACTGGGATTTTACTAGGAATATACAAATTCACTGGCCAAAAATTTGGGTCTTCGAATCTGGCTTTGTCTGCAGCGGTCATATCCGCAGGATTATCAGGAAAATAGGTTAGCGTATTGAGGAATTTTTCATAGTGAATATCTGCAATGGCAACTTTTGCAATGACAGAATCTCTTCGTGTCGCTGCGTTTTTTAAATCTAAGGTCAAGGCAGAAAGATTTCCTATGTTTTTTACAGGATCTACTACGTGTACTACTTCATCTTTGCTACAGGCGCTCAAGAGTAGGCACGCACAAATTGGCAAGAGGTAATTTTTTTTTCTCATAAGGGATTCGAATTAGGTTATAGGTAGATTATAAGGGGGAATTTAAAAATGGATGTAGGTATTTAAAACATAACGGTTTGGATAATAAAAATAGGTAGGCGCTATTTCGGGTGATTAGTATAGGTGCATTTCTGTGCTAAAATACCAAAACCATTCGCTTTATGCATTATTTTTCTTCTATTTTTTTAGGAAAAATTGGGTGAGACTTTAATCGTGTTTGCGGAGGACAAACTGATTAAAAATAGCGCGAAGTCAGAGACGTTCGCGCAGCATAATTTAATGGTTTGTTTGCTTCGAGAAGCTTCGGGAAAGCCAATTACTTAAATCTGGTGTGGGTTGGGAGCAGCACTTTCATTTTCAATAATTTTGTTGAGTTTCGGCTGGATTATCCATATTCCAATTGGGTAAAACCAAATCATAAAAAACTCTCCTGCAAAATCAGAAAAACTCACTTGACGCTGTAATTCAACCGTTTTGTATGTTTTGGCTACAAAATATAATGAATAGAAAATACAAAACATTGAAAACAAATGTAAGGGTATAATAATTACAACAAGGCTCATAATTAGTTCAACGGCTGGAGGTGTTTCGTTTTCCATCATTCCGCTCGCAGACACACTAAAAATTATTGAAAGAAGGATGATATATAGCAACGGAATGAAAAAAAATATTTTAAATTTTTTGGTTTTCATT harbors:
- a CDS encoding YgjV family protein, which produces MDMSFTDWVGYLGSFVLMVSFLMKNITTLRIINSAGCFLFVIYGFMLGFSWPVIITNAFILGVNIFYLTRKKIEKTAP